Proteins from a genomic interval of Ralstonia wenshanensis:
- the mscL gene encoding large conductance mechanosensitive channel protein MscL translates to MALMQDFKKFAMRGNVIDLAVGVIIGAAFGKIVDSLVNDLIMPLIGRIVGKLDFSNLFIQLAEAPAGVPHTLVDLKKAGVPVFAYGNFITVAVNFLILAFIVFLMVRAITRVIDANPPAAPAETPENILLLREIRDSLKNKP, encoded by the coding sequence ATGGCACTGATGCAAGACTTCAAGAAATTCGCGATGCGCGGCAACGTGATCGACCTGGCAGTGGGTGTGATCATCGGTGCGGCGTTCGGCAAAATCGTGGATTCACTCGTCAATGATCTGATCATGCCGTTGATCGGCCGTATCGTTGGCAAGCTCGATTTCTCGAACCTGTTCATCCAGTTGGCAGAGGCGCCGGCGGGAGTGCCGCACACCCTTGTCGATCTGAAGAAGGCAGGCGTGCCGGTCTTCGCCTACGGCAACTTCATCACCGTGGCGGTCAACTTTCTGATTCTGGCGTTCATCGTCTTTCTGATGGTGCGCGCCATCACGCGCGTAATCGACGCCAACCCGCCGGCTGCGCCCGCCGAAACGCCCGAAAACATCCTCCTGCTGCGCGAGATTCGCGACAGCCTGAAGAACAAGCCGTAA
- a CDS encoding Nif3-like dinuclear metal center hexameric protein yields MDRKELELYLNDLLQAARFRDYCPNGLQVQGRDTVTHIVTGVTASLALIEAAIDVGADAILVHHGYFWKGEDGRVVGQKHARLKQLLAHDLNLFAYHLPLDAHPELGNNAQLGALLGMSPQGRFGDDELGWVGTLAATTTLGAFAQTVSAKLNRAPLVIGEEDRPVRTVGWCTGGAQGWFDAAVAVGVDVYLSGEASEQTTHLARESGVAYIGAGHHATERGGVQALGNHLAERFGVGHTFIDIPNPV; encoded by the coding sequence ATGGATCGAAAAGAACTTGAATTGTACTTGAACGACCTGTTGCAGGCGGCCCGTTTTCGGGACTATTGCCCCAACGGTCTGCAGGTGCAAGGGCGCGACACCGTTACCCATATCGTGACGGGGGTGACCGCCAGCCTTGCGCTGATCGAGGCTGCCATCGATGTGGGCGCCGATGCCATCCTCGTGCATCACGGTTACTTCTGGAAGGGGGAGGACGGCCGTGTTGTGGGCCAGAAGCACGCGCGCCTGAAGCAACTTCTGGCGCACGATCTCAACCTGTTTGCATATCACCTGCCGCTCGATGCGCATCCTGAGCTGGGCAATAACGCGCAGTTGGGTGCGTTGCTGGGCATGTCGCCCCAGGGCCGGTTTGGCGACGATGAACTTGGCTGGGTGGGTACGCTTGCCGCAACGACAACGCTGGGCGCTTTCGCGCAGACGGTGTCGGCGAAGCTGAACCGGGCGCCGCTGGTGATCGGCGAGGAGGATCGCCCGGTGCGCACAGTGGGTTGGTGCACGGGCGGTGCCCAAGGCTGGTTTGATGCTGCCGTGGCTGTCGGTGTGGACGTGTATTTAAGCGGTGAAGCGTCGGAGCAGACCACGCATCTCGCGCGCGAATCGGGGGTTGCCTATATCGGTGCGGGGCACCACGCTACCGAGCGCGGTGGCGTTCAAGCGCTCGGCAATCATCTGGCCGAGCGCTTTGGCGTGGGCCACACCTTCATCGATATCCCGAATCCGGTGTGA
- a CDS encoding Do family serine endopeptidase: protein MLRRFWLFFAQAVTVVLAVWFVIATLKPDWLQRGKVAVQSGSPIVALKEVAPIGHGGTSSNSYAEAAKVAMPAVVNIFSSKNAPKRGNNPQASADPWFRFFFGDRAPEQRQEPTASLGSGVIVSSEGYILTNHHVVDGADEIEVALTDGRKANAKVVGSDPETDLAVLKINLPNLPAITLGRLENVRVGDVVLAIGNPFGVGQTVTMGIVSALGRSHLGINTFENFIQTDAAINPGNSGGALVDADGNLLGINTAIYSRSGGSLGIGFAIPVSLAKQVMESIISTGSVVRGWIGVEPQDVTPEIAESFGLSRKDGALIAAVVQGGPADKAGLRPGDILTSVNGEPILDTTALLNSIAQLQPGAEAKVTVSRKGKAVELTIVVGKRPPPTRRNVPMPSQDDEEPQ, encoded by the coding sequence ATGTTGCGCCGCTTTTGGCTGTTTTTCGCGCAAGCCGTCACGGTCGTCCTGGCCGTCTGGTTTGTGATCGCCACGCTCAAGCCTGATTGGCTGCAGCGCGGCAAGGTCGCAGTGCAATCCGGCTCGCCCATCGTCGCGCTGAAGGAAGTCGCGCCGATCGGCCACGGCGGCACCTCCAGCAACTCCTACGCGGAAGCCGCCAAGGTGGCGATGCCGGCGGTGGTCAACATCTTCAGCAGCAAGAATGCGCCAAAGCGTGGCAACAACCCGCAAGCCAGCGCTGATCCGTGGTTCCGGTTCTTCTTCGGCGACCGCGCTCCTGAGCAGCGCCAAGAACCCACGGCCAGCCTCGGCTCAGGCGTGATCGTCAGTTCGGAAGGCTACATTCTAACGAACCACCACGTGGTGGACGGCGCCGACGAGATCGAAGTCGCCCTGACCGACGGCCGCAAGGCCAACGCCAAAGTGGTCGGCTCCGATCCGGAAACCGACTTGGCCGTCCTCAAGATCAATCTGCCCAATCTGCCCGCGATCACCCTGGGCCGACTGGAGAATGTGCGCGTTGGCGATGTGGTGCTCGCCATCGGCAATCCGTTCGGCGTGGGCCAGACGGTGACGATGGGGATCGTGTCCGCCCTGGGTCGCAGCCATCTGGGCATCAACACCTTCGAAAACTTCATCCAGACCGACGCCGCGATCAACCCCGGCAATTCGGGTGGCGCGCTGGTCGATGCCGACGGCAACCTCCTCGGGATCAACACGGCGATCTACTCGCGCTCGGGCGGCTCGCTTGGCATCGGCTTTGCGATTCCGGTGTCGCTGGCCAAGCAGGTGATGGAATCGATCATCTCGACCGGCAGCGTGGTGCGCGGCTGGATCGGTGTAGAGCCGCAGGATGTGACGCCGGAGATCGCCGAGTCGTTTGGCTTGTCGCGCAAGGATGGCGCGCTGATTGCCGCCGTGGTTCAAGGCGGCCCCGCAGACAAGGCGGGCCTGCGCCCGGGAGACATTCTCACCAGCGTCAACGGTGAGCCGATCCTGGATACGACGGCGCTGCTCAACAGCATCGCTCAGTTGCAACCCGGCGCGGAAGCTAAGGTGACGGTTTCACGCAAAGGCAAGGCAGTAGAACTGACCATCGTTGTCGGTAAGCGTCCCCCGCCGACGCGTCGCAACGTACCGATGCCTTCGCAGGACGACGAAGAACCACAGTAA
- a CDS encoding porin: MKMKLFAAAVAALAAGGAYAQSSVTLYGVVDAGLTYANKVPGATAGSSGSRFGLDSGGLSGSRWGLRGVEDLGGGLKGIFNLESGFNLDTGTSAQGGRLFGRNAYVGLQGQWGQLTLGRQQNLLYDFSLMYDPMAIATRYSLASQDQFFAGRADNAVKYVGTFGGLSVSGLYSFNYNGNEVAGSNKTGREWSLGANYAGGPLGIGAVYDQTNSTTVGSDNREQRATIAGTYAFGPAKLYAGYRWYKANYATVAGNGNLRSNLYWAGLGYQATPALSLTGTAYYQQFKNSGTGNPWLFVVGTDYALSKRTDAYFNVAYAKNSGGSGLGVMGLNDASYAGTTLTGGNQVFSGPNNSNNQFGATVGVRHKF, from the coding sequence ATGAAGATGAAACTGTTTGCAGCTGCTGTTGCAGCTCTGGCCGCCGGTGGCGCCTATGCACAATCCTCCGTGACCCTGTACGGCGTGGTCGACGCTGGTCTGACCTACGCAAACAAGGTGCCGGGCGCAACCGCTGGTTCCAGCGGCTCGCGTTTTGGCCTGGATTCGGGCGGCCTGTCGGGCTCGCGTTGGGGCCTGCGTGGCGTTGAAGACCTGGGCGGTGGCCTGAAGGGTATCTTCAACCTGGAAAGCGGCTTCAACCTGGACACCGGCACGTCGGCTCAAGGTGGCCGTCTGTTCGGTCGTAACGCTTACGTCGGTCTGCAAGGCCAGTGGGGTCAGCTGACCCTGGGTCGTCAGCAAAACCTGCTGTACGACTTCTCGCTGATGTATGACCCGATGGCAATCGCCACGCGTTACTCGCTGGCCTCGCAAGACCAGTTCTTCGCTGGCCGTGCTGACAACGCCGTCAAGTACGTTGGCACGTTCGGTGGCCTGAGCGTCTCCGGTCTGTACTCGTTCAACTACAACGGCAACGAAGTGGCTGGCAGCAACAAGACCGGCCGCGAGTGGAGCCTGGGTGCTAACTACGCTGGCGGCCCGCTGGGCATCGGCGCAGTGTACGACCAGACCAACTCGACGACCGTTGGTAGCGACAACCGCGAACAACGCGCCACGATCGCTGGCACGTACGCTTTCGGCCCGGCCAAGCTGTACGCTGGCTACCGTTGGTACAAGGCTAACTACGCAACTGTTGCTGGCAACGGCAACCTGCGTTCGAACCTGTACTGGGCTGGCCTGGGTTACCAAGCTACTCCGGCTCTGTCGCTGACGGGTACGGCTTACTACCAACAGTTCAAGAACAGCGGTACGGGCAACCCGTGGCTGTTCGTGGTCGGCACCGACTACGCTCTGTCGAAGCGCACCGACGCCTACTTCAACGTGGCCTATGCTAAGAACAGCGGCGGCTCGGGTCTGGGCGTGATGGGCCTGAACGACGCCAGCTACGCTGGTACGACCCTGACGGGCGGCAACCAAGTGTTCTCGGGCCCGAACAACAGCAACAACCAGTTCGGCGCTACGGTTGGCGTGCGTCACAAGTTCTAA
- a CDS encoding ABC transporter substrate-binding protein, with protein MSSILNSRRRWLCQTAALLAASGVVARGAQAQWLARPAPELPSYYPRDYGAMIDAARREGRVTVYSTTDFSAAYPLIRAFETRYPGITVDYREQNSDDIYRRFLAEFAAKSPGADVVWSSAMPEQFKLVNDGHALSYASPERPYLPSWAIWKNEAYGTSYEPVVFVYNTRQLPAELIPSTHADFARILNGHRDLLRGRVASYDIEHSGSAFLFAAEDARTTPVFWDVAKALGGVNVNLYITTAAMLERVASGESLLAYNVIGSYAARYVDRNPALAIKMPTDYTLVATRVAFIARRAARPNAARLWLDFMLSRDGQSVMADRAFLFSLRQDVETGLTAKRLLAELGNTHRPIPVGPGLLAHQDQLRRADFLKRWHAALGR; from the coding sequence ATGTCGTCCATCCTCAATTCCCGTCGCCGCTGGCTTTGTCAGACCGCCGCGTTGCTGGCTGCAAGCGGCGTCGTCGCGCGTGGGGCGCAGGCGCAGTGGCTGGCCCGCCCGGCGCCGGAGCTGCCGTCGTATTACCCGCGCGATTACGGCGCGATGATCGACGCCGCGCGCCGCGAAGGCCGTGTCACGGTGTATTCCACGACAGATTTCTCCGCCGCGTACCCGCTGATCCGCGCCTTCGAAACGCGCTACCCGGGCATCACCGTCGACTACCGCGAGCAAAACAGCGACGACATTTACCGCCGCTTCCTCGCTGAGTTCGCCGCCAAATCGCCGGGCGCCGATGTGGTCTGGAGTTCGGCCATGCCCGAGCAGTTCAAGCTGGTGAACGACGGCCACGCACTCTCGTACGCATCACCCGAAAGGCCGTACCTGCCGTCATGGGCCATCTGGAAGAACGAGGCCTACGGCACGAGCTACGAGCCGGTCGTCTTCGTCTACAACACGCGACAACTGCCGGCGGAGTTGATTCCTTCCACCCACGCCGACTTCGCCCGCATTCTGAATGGCCATCGTGACTTGCTGCGCGGTCGCGTCGCCTCGTACGACATCGAGCACTCCGGCTCGGCCTTTCTCTTCGCCGCCGAAGACGCGCGCACCACACCGGTATTCTGGGATGTTGCCAAGGCATTGGGTGGCGTCAACGTCAACTTGTACATCACGACGGCCGCGATGCTGGAGCGCGTCGCCTCCGGCGAAAGCCTGCTCGCCTACAACGTGATCGGCTCATACGCCGCGCGCTACGTCGATCGCAATCCGGCCCTCGCCATCAAGATGCCGACCGACTACACCCTGGTGGCCACGCGCGTCGCCTTCATCGCGCGGCGCGCTGCCCGCCCGAATGCCGCGCGCCTGTGGCTCGACTTCATGCTCTCGCGCGATGGCCAGAGCGTGATGGCGGATCGCGCATTCCTGTTTTCGCTGCGCCAGGACGTTGAGACCGGCCTTACTGCCAAGCGGCTGCTCGCCGAGCTTGGAAATACGCACCGGCCCATCCCCGTCGGCCCGGGTTTACTCGCCCATCAAGATCAGCTCCGCCGTGCCGATTTCCTAAAGCGATGGCACGCCGCACTCGGTCGATAA
- a CDS encoding response regulator, which produces MRILLVEDEEELAAWLARALAQSGFVIERAADGVIAEAFLGSGEFDAVVLDLRLPRKDGFAVLADMRARDDRTPVLILTAQGALDERVRGLNAGADDFLTKPFALSELEARLMALIRRSRGRAFPRLRCGPLEFDTGRKAFLLSGEPLSLTPREHAALSALLHKTGQPISKVHLFDKVFNLDSDSSPDAVEVVVHRLRKKLAGTGVQIVTVRGLGYLLETGNGEAPAAGDSSA; this is translated from the coding sequence ATGCGGATTTTGCTGGTGGAGGATGAGGAAGAATTGGCCGCATGGCTGGCGCGCGCGCTGGCGCAAAGCGGCTTCGTGATCGAGCGCGCCGCGGATGGCGTCATCGCGGAGGCGTTCCTCGGCTCGGGAGAATTTGATGCGGTGGTGCTGGACCTGCGCCTGCCGCGCAAAGATGGCTTTGCCGTGTTGGCCGACATGCGCGCGCGAGACGACCGTACGCCGGTATTGATCCTCACCGCCCAGGGCGCGCTGGATGAGCGCGTGCGCGGCCTCAATGCCGGCGCCGATGATTTCCTCACCAAGCCGTTTGCGTTGTCGGAGCTGGAGGCGCGGTTGATGGCGCTCATCCGCCGCAGCCGCGGCCGGGCGTTCCCACGTCTGCGTTGCGGGCCGCTGGAGTTCGACACCGGACGCAAGGCGTTTCTGCTGTCAGGCGAGCCGCTATCGCTCACGCCGCGCGAGCACGCCGCGCTGTCGGCGCTGCTGCACAAGACCGGCCAGCCGATCAGCAAAGTGCATTTGTTCGACAAGGTCTTCAATCTGGACAGCGATTCCAGCCCCGACGCAGTGGAAGTGGTCGTGCACCGCCTGCGCAAGAAGCTGGCGGGCACGGGCGTGCAGATCGTCACCGTCCGCGGGCTGGGCTACCTGCTCGAAACCGGCAATGGTGAAGCGCCCGCCGCCGGCGATAGCAGCGCATGA
- a CDS encoding sensor histidine kinase, translating to MMQRLTWLRLPRSLKLTLLWLLLPGLVGVLAIDIVSAYQALRSATDRAYDRALLGSVRAIENGVTIERGQVQVNVPYVALSMFESTAQSNVYYRVAFEPLPGKAPEAALTGYDDLPLPVTRLENDTPLFYDAMYHDEPVRVAAVAKPLYQPGLPARIVIQVAETIETRRALQQAVWHGTLLRDAALVAVSAALLWLGVTVALRPLNRLARSIGVRASDDLRPLDATDVPAEVRPLVDAINHHIHRYAELAEAQSQFLADASHQLRTPLAVLLTQAEYALRETDPARVRESLSAIIARLQSTNRLTTQLLALARARHAGQDAPAESFDLGELARDVVVDALPLAREKHQDLGWDDGGLVMALPVIGYPAFLREALSNLVHNAIRYTPAGGRITVRAMAEGDAALVCVDDTGPGMNADERAHAFQRFRRAHEGGSRPGKPKASPKDARYAAEGSGLGLAIARAYAGRSGGHIELADGEPNEHGGVGLSARIRVPLATAAFPSEHAAMQQPQ from the coding sequence ATGATGCAGCGGCTCACTTGGCTTCGGCTGCCGCGCAGCCTGAAACTCACGCTGCTCTGGTTGCTGCTGCCGGGGCTGGTGGGTGTGCTGGCCATCGACATCGTCTCGGCGTACCAGGCGCTGCGTAGCGCGACCGATCGCGCGTACGACCGCGCCCTGCTCGGCTCGGTACGCGCCATCGAGAACGGCGTGACGATCGAGCGCGGGCAGGTGCAGGTCAACGTGCCGTATGTGGCGCTGTCGATGTTCGAATCGACCGCGCAGAGCAATGTCTATTACCGCGTCGCTTTCGAGCCCTTACCCGGCAAGGCACCTGAAGCCGCGCTGACCGGGTACGACGATCTGCCGCTGCCCGTCACGCGACTGGAAAATGACACCCCGCTCTTCTACGACGCGATGTACCACGACGAGCCCGTGCGCGTGGCCGCCGTGGCCAAGCCGCTCTACCAGCCGGGGCTGCCGGCGCGCATCGTCATTCAGGTGGCGGAAACCATCGAGACGCGGCGCGCGCTGCAACAGGCGGTGTGGCACGGTACGCTGCTGCGCGACGCGGCGCTGGTGGCGGTAAGCGCCGCGCTGTTGTGGCTCGGCGTGACCGTTGCGCTGCGCCCGCTCAATCGCCTGGCACGCAGCATCGGCGTGCGGGCGTCAGATGACCTGCGTCCGCTCGACGCCACGGATGTACCCGCCGAAGTGCGGCCGCTGGTCGACGCGATCAATCACCACATTCATCGCTACGCCGAACTTGCAGAGGCGCAAAGCCAGTTCCTTGCCGATGCGTCCCACCAGTTGCGCACGCCGCTGGCCGTGCTGCTCACGCAAGCCGAATACGCGCTGCGCGAAACCGACCCGGCGCGCGTGCGCGAAAGCCTGTCCGCGATCATCGCGCGCCTGCAGTCGACGAACCGGCTGACCACGCAATTGCTCGCCCTCGCCCGCGCACGACATGCGGGACAGGATGCGCCGGCCGAAAGCTTCGATCTTGGTGAATTGGCACGCGACGTGGTGGTCGATGCACTGCCGCTGGCGCGCGAAAAACATCAGGACCTCGGGTGGGACGACGGCGGCCTCGTCATGGCGCTGCCCGTTATTGGCTATCCGGCCTTCCTGCGTGAGGCGCTCTCCAACCTCGTGCACAACGCCATCCGCTACACGCCGGCCGGCGGACGCATCACCGTACGCGCCATGGCCGAAGGCGATGCCGCACTGGTCTGCGTGGACGACACCGGGCCCGGCATGAACGCCGACGAGCGCGCGCACGCGTTCCAGCGCTTTCGCCGTGCGCACGAGGGTGGAAGTCGTCCGGGTAAACCCAAAGCATCGCCCAAAGATGCTCGCTATGCCGCCGAAGGTTCCGGCCTCGGTCTGGCCATCGCGCGGGCCTATGCTGGGCGTAGCGGCGGACACATCGAGCTGGCCGACGGCGAGCCGAATGAGCACGGCGGCGTCGGTTTGTCGGCGCGGATTCGCGTGCCGCTGGCGACTGCGGCCTTCCCCTCTGAACATGCTGCGATGCAGCAGCCGCAATGA
- a CDS encoding ABC transporter substrate-binding protein, producing the protein MLRGRFTPAHAALASIAAAALTLSAAAFAQVPAGYPASYADTIAAAKKEGKVVVYATTDTKAADPLIKDFESLYPGVKVEYNDMNSSELYNRFISEQAAGGASADMMWNSSMDSQLKLAQTYAMKYDSPEVPNLPKWAVHKGIAYGTTYEPAVFLYNKRLIKDSEVPQTHADFAKLVASQPERFKNKVTTYDIEKSAVGFMMAAQDNLDSPQYFDFVKAVGPNLVLQSSTGTMMERVASGENLVAYNILGSYAIARAKKDPSIGIVYPKDYTLVVSRVAMIAKKAKNPNAAKLWLDYILSKRGQEILANKSDLHSLREDVTGEATAAGLKKILGNSIKPIPVDESILAFLEPKKRLDFIKQWRTAAGR; encoded by the coding sequence ATGCTTCGTGGACGCTTTACGCCTGCGCACGCCGCTCTCGCTTCGATTGCAGCAGCCGCACTGACCCTCAGCGCCGCCGCCTTCGCGCAAGTTCCGGCCGGCTACCCCGCCAGCTACGCCGACACCATCGCCGCCGCCAAGAAGGAAGGGAAGGTAGTGGTGTATGCGACAACCGACACCAAAGCTGCAGATCCGCTGATCAAGGATTTCGAGTCGCTCTACCCGGGTGTGAAGGTCGAGTACAACGACATGAACAGCAGCGAGTTGTACAACCGCTTCATCAGCGAGCAGGCTGCCGGCGGCGCCTCGGCTGACATGATGTGGAACTCGTCGATGGACTCGCAGCTCAAGCTGGCGCAGACCTACGCGATGAAGTACGACTCGCCCGAAGTGCCGAACCTACCGAAGTGGGCCGTCCACAAGGGCATCGCATACGGCACGACGTATGAGCCGGCCGTGTTCCTGTACAACAAGCGCCTGATCAAGGATTCGGAAGTGCCGCAAACGCACGCCGATTTCGCGAAGCTGGTCGCCAGCCAGCCCGAACGCTTCAAGAACAAGGTCACGACCTACGACATCGAGAAGTCGGCCGTGGGCTTCATGATGGCAGCGCAAGACAACCTGGATTCGCCGCAGTACTTCGACTTCGTCAAGGCAGTGGGCCCGAACCTAGTGCTGCAGTCCTCCACCGGCACGATGATGGAACGTGTGGCCTCGGGTGAAAACCTGGTGGCGTACAACATCCTCGGTTCGTACGCGATTGCACGCGCCAAGAAGGATCCATCGATCGGCATCGTCTATCCGAAGGACTACACGCTGGTGGTGTCGCGCGTGGCGATGATCGCCAAGAAGGCGAAGAACCCGAACGCGGCCAAGCTGTGGCTGGACTACATCCTGTCCAAGCGCGGCCAGGAAATCCTCGCCAACAAGTCGGATCTGCACTCGCTGCGTGAAGACGTGACGGGCGAAGCCACCGCCGCCGGCCTGAAGAAGATTCTCGGCAACAGCATCAAGCCGATTCCGGTTGACGAATCGATCCTGGCGTTCCTGGAACCCAAGAAGCGCCTGGACTTCATCAAGCAATGGCGCACCGCCGCCGGCCGTTGA
- a CDS encoding ABC transporter permease: MRSLAQDRAAARQVTLKRSPWTRVGQALPRGVVILLTALAIFTPLALIFYQSFLSAPFFMPDALAGLDAYRFIFTDSDFWQAFEKSTALAFGLAVISVPLGGILAFLMVRSDLPGRRVLEPLLMIPVFVSPMVLAFGYVVSAGPVGFYTVWFKSLFGGVPWNVYSFTSIIIIAGLTHVPHVYLYVSSALRSLGSDVEEAARIAGASPLSVALNVSLPMVRPALLYAAVLVTFLGFEVFGLVLVLGDPEGHLVLATYLYKLTNKLGTPAYHLMAAVAVCLVMVTFPLVLLQRYMLKSANRFVTVKGKVTRSRPLPLGSWRWPAWAVVVLWFFVTVVVPLSGIALRAFVSNWGEGVSLAEAFSTTAFQQIFEQPQFLRAMVNTVLIGVIGGALAVGCYTCIGLAMHRKPDGWTRFLDYSVLVPRAIPGLLAGLAFLWVFLFVPNWIETGLTDSGLPFANWIIENVVPSLRDLRSTIFSVWIAYTVVWLAYGLRLISAALLQVGPELEEAARSVGATRARTTRDVTVPLTRYGLLGAWLLIFLIFEREYSTGVYLLSPGTETIGSMLVSLWAGGAIDIVAALSFVNIVLVAVGLGIALRFGVKLHD, encoded by the coding sequence ATGCGTTCTCTAGCGCAAGACCGTGCCGCCGCTCGCCAAGTCACCCTCAAGCGCTCGCCCTGGACGCGTGTGGGACAGGCTTTGCCGCGCGGCGTGGTCATTCTGCTTACCGCGCTGGCGATTTTCACGCCGCTGGCGCTGATCTTCTACCAGAGCTTTCTGTCTGCGCCGTTCTTCATGCCCGACGCGCTGGCGGGGCTGGATGCGTATCGCTTCATCTTTACGGATTCCGATTTCTGGCAGGCCTTTGAGAAATCCACCGCGCTCGCTTTCGGCCTGGCGGTGATCTCGGTGCCGCTTGGCGGCATCCTGGCGTTCCTGATGGTGCGCTCGGACTTGCCCGGCCGCCGCGTTCTCGAACCGCTGCTGATGATTCCGGTGTTCGTCTCGCCGATGGTGCTGGCGTTCGGCTACGTGGTGTCCGCCGGCCCGGTGGGTTTCTACACCGTGTGGTTCAAGAGCCTGTTTGGTGGTGTGCCCTGGAACGTGTATTCGTTCACGAGCATCATCATCATTGCCGGCCTGACGCACGTGCCGCACGTGTATCTGTATGTCTCGTCGGCGCTGCGCAGCCTCGGTTCGGACGTGGAAGAAGCCGCGCGGATCGCGGGCGCATCGCCGCTGTCGGTGGCGCTCAACGTGAGCCTGCCGATGGTGCGCCCTGCCTTGCTGTACGCAGCCGTGCTGGTGACGTTCCTGGGCTTCGAGGTGTTCGGCCTCGTGCTCGTGCTGGGCGATCCGGAAGGCCACCTGGTGCTGGCCACATATCTGTACAAGCTGACGAACAAGCTGGGCACGCCGGCGTATCACCTGATGGCGGCCGTGGCGGTCTGCCTCGTGATGGTGACGTTCCCGCTGGTGCTGCTGCAACGCTACATGCTCAAGTCGGCCAACCGCTTTGTCACCGTCAAAGGCAAGGTCACGCGCAGCCGTCCGCTGCCGCTGGGCAGCTGGCGCTGGCCGGCGTGGGCGGTGGTAGTGCTGTGGTTCTTCGTGACGGTGGTGGTGCCGCTCTCGGGTATCGCGCTGCGCGCCTTCGTGTCGAACTGGGGTGAAGGCGTGTCGCTGGCCGAGGCGTTCTCGACCACGGCATTCCAGCAGATCTTCGAGCAACCGCAGTTCCTGCGGGCGATGGTGAACACGGTGCTGATCGGCGTGATCGGCGGCGCGCTGGCGGTGGGCTGCTACACATGTATCGGCCTGGCCATGCACCGGAAGCCGGATGGCTGGACGCGCTTCCTCGATTACAGCGTGCTGGTGCCTCGTGCCATTCCCGGTCTGCTGGCTGGCCTGGCCTTCCTGTGGGTGTTCCTGTTCGTACCGAACTGGATCGAGACCGGCCTGACCGACAGCGGCTTGCCGTTTGCCAACTGGATCATCGAAAACGTCGTGCCGAGCCTGCGCGACCTGCGCAGCACGATCTTCAGCGTGTGGATCGCCTACACGGTGGTGTGGCTGGCCTATGGCCTGCGCTTGATCTCGGCCGCGCTGCTGCAAGTCGGCCCGGAGCTGGAAGAAGCCGCACGCTCGGTGGGCGCCACCCGCGCCCGCACCACGCGCGATGTGACCGTGCCGCTCACGCGCTACGGCCTGCTCGGTGCTTGGCTGCTGATCTTCCTGATTTTCGAGCGCGAGTACTCGACCGGTGTGTATTTGCTGTCGCCGGGCACCGAGACGATCGGCTCGATGCTGGTTTCCCTGTGGGCGGGCGGCGCCATCGATATCGTTGCCGCGCTGTCCTTCGTCAATATCGTGCTAGTGGCCGTCGGCCTCGGCATCGCACTGCGTTTCGGAGTGAAGCTCCATGATTGA